TGGAGGAAGACCGCGATTCCGCCGCTGCGTGTACAGCCGCCTAGGAAGAGCGTACCCTGCCGCAGCGGCCAGCAGACATAGCGCCGTGCGATTTAGGACGTGCCGGCTGTCGTGTAGGCTGGCTTCGGCAGAAGGGGTCGGCGTGTTAACACCCGGGCGCGATGGACTTGACTCGGGAGCCGAACAAGGTTGAGGTGGACGAAGAGTTCAAGAACGCCAAATGTCTGAACCTCTGTGAGCTCCACCTCATCTTGGGTGACCAGCTGCGTCTGCAGCACAAACGCAACGAGGCCGCCAAGCAGTAAGTTCGGGCGTTTTGGTCTTCCTCACTGCTGCAGGCTCATCAAGACATCTCACGATTACGCAAGTCGTTTCGCCATCCTGAAGTTCAGGAGTGCCATTGTCGACATTCGAACGTGGGTTTCAGTGCTTATCTATCTTGCAGTAGTGGTATTTCTGCTTAGTTCCAAATATTGCTGCACGACCGGTGTCAGTTCCGTACGTGCTCACGTAAAGTTGTGTGCAAATTATACGTGGTAGTCCATATCGCCGCCAAATTGCTGTCATTTAGACACATTGTTCATATATTTGCAGGACTATTGAGAGGGACGGGTCGCTGCACGAATTCGAGATGGCCAGTTTGGTGAACCTGTTGCCGAAGTCGGTGGACGAGGCAAAATCGCTGATCCCCTCTCTGAGCCGCATACCGGACGAGCGGATCGACGAAATTCTGGAGTTGCTCGAGAGTTACCGCGTGCAGTCTTGATCGTTCTAGGCAGCATTGGTCGGTGTGCTGTCTCGCTGCAGATTTCAGGTGCCGTGGATTCTATTCCACCGTGAATGAACCGCTTTGACATGCAACTTGTCATTCGCAGCAACATAACATACTGGGGCACAGTGTGTCCATTTTAAATAAGCCTTAATTACATCGCAACCGTTTTTGTGCCAATGGCACTGCCATTCGGCAGGCGTTATAATGGTGAACCGCTGTTTGCAGTTTATGTGGCTGGCATGTGATGTCGCGCCTGCCATCTGTTGCCCTTGCTGCCGTCGGTCACAGGGCACTGGATTGGATGGGTGGGAAGGGCTGCACGTTGCTGAAGACGATCATGAGTCGCTCCCACGAGACGTAGCCCTTAACCAGACCCCGACGGATCAGGTTCACGCAGATGCAGAGCATCTCCTGATCGGTCATGTGAGGCAGTTGCCAGCGCACGATTGCCGTCAGCAGCTCGACGGAGAGCATGTTGGGCTTGGTCTCGGGTACGTTGGTGTTCCACCAGCTCTTGGCGTTCTTGATGAGCGTGCGATATGCGATGTACTTGAGCTGTTCCACACAGAGGATAGTACCCTGCACGGTGAAGACATCGGAGAACCGGCGGACGGTGTCAGTGAAGAGCTTGACGTCCCCCAGTTTGATGGCGCGGACGATGTCGCTGTAGTGGGTGAGCTCGTACTTCTCGAGTAGCTTCTCCGACGGCAGCTTACCCAGCCCTACGCGGACCACGATAATGCACTCGAGGATATGCCTGACGAGAGATGTTGGTGATCGTTGCCGGATTAGGCACATACCTGCGCATTTTTATCGATTCTTGCAGCGTATTGGAGAACGCCCAAACCAGGTGCTCCTCAGCCTGTTGGTGTTGACGGTGGTATTAAGACTGGGTTACCTCAACGTATTCCCCCTTCTGCATGTGAAGCTTGCCGAGGTAGTAGCGATAGTTGATGAGTGGACCCCGGAGTGCCCTCGAGTAGTTGATGGCGCTGCGAGCATTCTTATTGGCGCTGTTTGGCGGGAACTTACTGCGATTCGATGGTCTTCAGGAACCCCGCGGCCATCTGCATGTTGCCCAGCTGCAGTGTGAATGAGCATTGTCGGTGGCTCTGTCGTCTACCTGAATGCACCCCTTAATTGACTGCCCGAGGAGGATGATGTAGGCTGGGTGTCGTGTGTCGTCACCCCTGACGCGACCCATCTTGCTGCGCACGTTGCTGAGGACCTGCTTCATGTACTTGTCCTTGTCGCTGTCCTCGGCGTTGTCGAACTCGCCATTGTCCTCTGACGATCGGTCGGCCTGCAGAGCGTGAGTTCGGCGTTAAAAGTTGGGAGACCCACCATGAGTCCGATCTTGCTTATGAGGTTGCATATGGAATGCAGCGCAGGCACCAGCCAGTTGTAGTCCACCGTTGTAAGGCCCAAGTACAGGTCCATCCAGATGCTAGAAGCGCATTAATACGCCGTATTTGCAACTAACTCTAGAAGTTTGGACGATCTTTTCAGTATCTCATCCCATGGCGCCAGCCCGTTGGAGATGAGGATGGCCACCTTGATGTAGTGGGAAAGGAACAGACGCATCTCGGCGCCATACACCGAGTCGAACTTGCCAAAAGACTTTTGGCAAACCTGCTCTATCTTCGCCTGCAGTACATTGTGTGTTGTTGCGGTCGGTACATATGGTCATACCTCGTCAAATCCCCGGGCGCCCTTGAGCCGGAGCTTATCGCACTTGCTTCGTATTAGAATCGCAAGCGCCCTGCCGTCGCGGTTGTCGACGGCTCTGACGAACTCCGTCGCCCATGATTGGACTTGGGTGTGAAGTGTCGCCGGCATCGCGATACCTGGCCGTGCCCTATCAGCTCCTGAATATCGCCTTTTGCTGACACCTCTAGTCTATCGGCTGGCACGCCAGAAGATATCACTGGCGAGTTGGATGGCTCATCCGAAGAAGGCTCTGCAAACGCCGGGGTGTAGCAGCGTCGACGTTACGTGTTAGAAGTTTCCTCTGGAAAACGGGCTACGGAAGGCTAATGAAGGCGCCGCTTTATCGGCAGCCCAGCAATATTAATATAGCATTTTGCGAATGTACCCTGGTGTGTGTTAGGTGCGCCTTCCAAGCATCACAATTCTCTGGGCTAGTGGTCAGCGCGCGCCTCGCAACCACTCCCCGTTGATACTCTGCCGGTAATCGCAGAATTTTCCACAATTTTGTCTAGTTGGTAGGCACGCTACATGTAGTGGTAACGGAGAAAGTGAATTATACCGGCTCCTTACGACGTCATGACAGCGGAGTCGAAGGGTGTCTTGCTATTCCAGCTTGCCCCAAACTTTCCCTTCTATTCACAGGTTAGCAGCGACTAGTTTTGTCATCATGTGTAAAGTGATTGTGGATGTTAGAAAGTCGTTCGTTCAGATTCTTATAATCTCGTAGGTCATATGCTCTCGCCACGTACGAGACGACGGTTCAGACAAGTTTGGAGATGTGCCAGAAGGGAGGGCAATTTTCTTGCGGTCTTTGGACCCGTGTCTACGCCGTGAAAACATATCAAGAGGCTTGGAGAGCTTCGGAACTGTGGAAGTGAGAGTGCTGCCAAAAGCATCGCATTCCGACCCTGGCAGGTCGGAACATTCAGGCATGTTTCATGCCATTCTAGACGACGAAAAAGCCGCCAGTAAGCTGATGGCGGATTCTCGTCGTATTGATGGTGCTGTAATCAACGCCAAATCGCATAAATCCAGAGATGGTCCGACCTTTCTCTCAGCAGCActccagcgccgccgcggccagTATCGGGGAATGGACATTTTGCAGAAGAACGCTGACGAGCGACTAGTTACCTACGACGTGGAAGAATATGTCGCTGGCCGATTGGAGCGCGAAGTGACTGTTGATGACGAGGGATTCACCCTGGTCACACAAGGGCCGGAAGCCGTAAAGGCGGGTGCATCACGGCGTCCGGCGAAACGCTCTAAGAAAATATCTACCACAACTGTCGAGTTTTATCGTTATCCAAACAAGGAAAAAATGATGTACGTTGCGGCTGGCGATATAGCTGAGGCAGCAGATAACGTTTCATAACGTAGTTGCGAGCGAACCTGCGGTCAGGGTTGGGGTGCCTTATAAACTCAAAATCAATCTCGTCTAAACTTTTACTTGATATACATCATACTGATGTGCATGTTTGTCTGGAAAAGGGCCAAATGATCTAATCCCTTGTGAGCAAATACTACGGCAGGGAGCAGTAGAGCTTGCAATATGCTGCTTTAATGTCAGTGACCAATACATAACCATCCGCTGCAGGCGAGCATGAGATTAGACAACAAAGTTTGTTAGTATCTCATTACAAAGGTGTTTACGGCTTAGTAAGAGTTTTGTTTCTTCGTGACACGTGCCTGATGTATGCATAATACGTGCGCTTAGAGCACATAATGGTTGATGTTTGCTTGATTAGGATTCTAAAATTCAAAGTGAAATGAGGTTATTGTAGCGAGGTTGGGAAATGTTGAATATTCTTGCACTGCTTATTTAGAATCCCAAAGTAGAGACCTATAACCACTAAATGCAGCAAAACAATGAATGGAACGTCAAGCCGCATTATCTATAGGTTTGCTGTTAGGTGAAATGTGAGTGACTGTAGTGTAACACAACATCATCGTGCTTATAAGTGCGATATCTTGCTGGGCATGCCGGCGCGGGCGGCGACGAGTAGTAATTGGGCAACGATGCTGTGCGACGCGGGCGCCCTGAGATGTAGCGAATGTGGAGCGCGTCGAGGCGTACGAAGAGAACGTAGACGAGGGAGTGTGACCAGCAATAAAAATGGTAGCCTAAACTTATGCCATGATAGCGAATGTTGGTATATCCAATGTTTTAGAATCAAATATGACATAGCTAAGTGGATGAATAAGGCTGTGGGAGTCCACTGTAGGGGTTGCTTGGGGATGTTAGAAAAATACGAGTAAATTTCTTTTAAGGTATTTTCGGAATCCCGTAGAACGATGAAAAAAATTAATCCGAATATTACAAAAGTTACGCCAGCGGCGATTTATGTAGCGATAATTTTACTTTGACAACATGAACATTCACAAGACCATCTTTGACAACCCGTATAAGACTTAGTACAGCAATCGCCACTATGTTTAGAGCACGTTCACATCGTAATCTCATCCTGGTCCTATTGCAATAAATCTGTGCAGCGATTAAAGACGTAACTCAACCTGGAACAGTACTGCCGCCTAGCCGTACACGCCGAGCGCTCCAAGAAAGCCCGGAGAGCTTCAGTGCGACCTACACCCAAAGACGCTATACTGCGCATGTAGCGCACAACATGTTTACAAGAATGTTAGACGCATGTGGCACGATATAGTAGATGTGAACGTATGCTTAACTGTAGTCAGAATTACGCAGTTCTAAGTCCACCTTGTACAGGCAACTCCAGTGTCACCGCAATCGCCATTTACCAAGCTGTAGACGAGTTGGCATATGCTTAGGCGAGTTGCGATTCGTCAATACAATTTTGGATACTAGCACAATTTCCGTTATGTGGTCTGTAATTACGCACAATCGTGGTTTATACGTCAAACTATTCCAAGGCTTCTCGTGGATTATTACGCCTCCACACATCGTGAAGCCCACGTCCGCAATGCTAACATATCATTGGTTGCTTCAACTGattaagttatctcatcttatagtgtgctatgtggctacgtgccttgggccggttttcgtgtttgcggggctaacgcctcacgctgaagccgcttgcgggatccacgccggtccattgccggacgtcactggtgccatccatgcgggcatccatccaggTTGGGCAcgagggtcttctacggagCCGTAGTCTTCTCTGGGTATCATATCgctcatcactattttacGTGTTTCGTGGATCACTACCCGTTGCACGTGGATTCCGTTATGCTTTGCGCATTATACGTTGGATTACCGGATTCCGGATAGTTCGTTATTGCTGGGTACTGTCTTACTGAGTCGGTCCACGGAGAAACGACATTTTTGCCTCGCTCTACATCTCCACGTACAATAGCCCCGCTGCCCCATTGTGATACAGCACTACTGAAATGCATTAGGCGGGTATTAACAACTGAGTCTTGATCTAAGAGGCAAAATGCGAAATTGGCTGAGTGCACCCAACATCCGTGCACAATGGGGTTACACTGGCGTAGCCAGGATATTACCGATGTTAAACTTAGTTATGCTGAGTTACCTCCACGTGTGATTATTATATATCATATGAGAGACCATTTAGTTTAGTGGAATTACCAAATTGACATCGGATGTGACTTGGCTACTGTGGGACTATGTGGACTTCGTTGCCCATGGTTATTTATTGGATGGAAGGCTTGGAGATTTTCGGAACATATTGGAGAACACGTCTGTTTCCAATGCCACAATCCCGACGTTGAAACATATGGCGAATATTAAGAGAGAACAAGCAACGCCTATCAACACCCCTGGCAACATGTATTTGAATGTACAACTGGAGCATAACTTGATTGTATACTTACCGCCCTGTTGACTAACGTCACACGACTTACACTCGAAACTCATTGTCTTAGAAGCTGTTTCGAAAATGCACCCTGCAGAGCGATAAACAACTTACCTCACTACTATATCACTCTGTGAAGTAAATACATAGAATGACGATACCCATAAATTTACTATACCATCCTTATTGTGCTGGGGCAAAAATATCTGCGATCTCGCAAATCTGACGCACCATTAATATCCACTCCCAGCATGCATTATGATGGTACTTCCATAACAAGTGAAGACGGGACGGCACTTCAATGTACATCATCCCAGACCACTGTAGCAACCCCACCTATAATCTGCTTCGTTCCAAGATATAGAT
This genomic stretch from Babesia bigemina genome assembly Bbig001, chromosome : III harbors:
- a CDS encoding RNA polymerase Rpb4 family protein, putative; its protein translation is MDLTREPNKVEVDEEFKNAKCLNLCELHLILGDQLRLQHKRNEAAKQLIKTSHDYASRFAILKFRSAIVDIRTWRDGSLHEFEMASLVNLLPKSVDEAKSLIPSLSRIPDERIDEILELLESYRVQS
- a CDS encoding UNCHARACTERIZED PROTEASOME COMPONENT REGION PCI-CONTAINING, putative; this translates as MPATLHTQVQSWATEFVRAVDNRDGRALAILIRSKCDKLRLKGARGFDEAKIEQVCQKSFGKFDSVYGAEMRLFLSHYIKVAILISNGLAPWDEILKRSSKLLDIWMDLYLGLTTVDYNWLVPALHSICNLISKIGLMADRSSEDNGEFDNAEDSDKDKYMKQVLSNVRSKMGRVRGDDTRHPAYIILLGQSIKGCIQTTEPPTMLIHTAAGQHADGRGVPEDHRIANARSAINYSRALRGPLINYRYYLGKLHMQKGEYVEEHLVWAFSNTLQESIKMRRHILECIIVVRVGLGKLPSEKLLEKYELTHYSDIVRAIKLGDVKLFTDTVRRFSDVFTVQGTILCVEQLKYIAYRTLIKNAKSWWNTNVPETKPNMLSVELLTAIVRWQLPHMTDQEMLCICVNLIRRGLVKGYVSWERLMIVFSNVQPFPPIQSSAL